A single Macaca mulatta isolate MMU2019108-1 chromosome 15, T2T-MMU8v2.0, whole genome shotgun sequence DNA region contains:
- the LOC144335005 gene encoding uncharacterized protein LOC144335005, with the protein MSPTAPLVSGQPKTLMQRKSLDWFHRPFKKRT; encoded by the coding sequence ATGTCACCTACGGCCCCCTTAGTCTCAGGTCAGCCAAAAACtttaatgcaaaggaaaagtctGGATTGGTTCCACAGGCCTTTTAAAAAGCGGACTTAA